TAAACACCCCATAATACCCAGGATATAATATAATCCTTTTCAATTTGCTGAGGTCTGACGCCTTCGCTATTTGCTATTTTCAAAATCTCCTGAGATTTGATCATGTGAATATTGAGTTTATAATAGTACTTATATCAATATTGATCTTCAAGCCGAATTTTGAGTCTTTCCGGCCTTGATTTGGACCGGTGGTATCGAGAACTGGAAAACTTGGACCAATTTCTTTTAACATTTCATCATAATGGTTTGTCCAGGTAAGACCGAGCAATTCCACAAGAAACAAGTATCTCTTCTTTGTGGCCTCGCTTGCATTACGGTTTAAGTACTCAAGTAATTTCCGATAATCGATTTTTTCCTTTGTTTCATACAATGCTTTGCCAATTTCAACCAATCCACCACTTAAATGCGGGCGTGTCAAAGCATCAACAAATGTTTTCTCAAGATCACTGACCATTACTTTATTATGCTTGTCGATCCATATGTTTTTAAACCCAAAGAATCTTTTTTCTATGTGATATACAAATTGGAATTCAACTCCCCGGATTTTTTTTATGGAAGGTTTTATCTGTAGATCAGTTACGATAATCTCTTTCAGGCTTGGTTGGGTTATTAATCCATGTACCTGCATTGCTGAATAATATCCAATGTAATATTTTTTACCCCTCATTAAATATTTGGCAACAAGGTGCCAATCCGGAACATACTTTTGGGGATCAGCACTTGGAGGGACAATGTAATAAAGATTCCGGCTAAGTTTTATCAACATGCCCTTTTCAACCATCCCTGAAAGAACTCTCGAAAGATAAATTTTATTAACATCGGGATACTTAAACAACACATCCTGAAAAGTAAAACAATCCTGATCAGCACCAGAAAACCTTTTAATAATGTCCCAACTAACTGTATTTCTCATCTTGCAGATATATATTATCCCGTTATTATACACTATTCAGCAATACAAAGATAATAAATGTTAAATAATTAACAATTATTATTCGGTTATTATATATAATATGATAATTCACAGATAGTAATTACCTGTAATAAATTCTGGTTTGATAAGTCATGAATTATCTCTGTGGAGAACCGGGTGGGGGTAGGAAAGTAAAGGACACCGACCAAAAAATGGAAGATGTCCTGTCATGTCGCAAACTTCTGAACGAAGTTCGAACTTTTTTTCAACAAAAAATTCACAGAGACAATTAGATATCAACATATTACAGATATTTATCAGGGACCACCCCACCCGTCGGGATGCGTTGGCCATCAATATTAACCGGGCGACGGGGCTGTTCGGCAGGTCGGCGGACACATCAGCCGTCAGGATAAACGGGAACCTCAGACCATCGGGCTAATTTTTCAACAAAACGGCAGACACAGTTGACACGGCGGATACCGTCGTCAATTTTTTCCCGCTTTCAGCGGGATTTTCGGGGGACGCTTTTTTCACTTGCAGGAAGATAGTTTTAACCAGTCTGGCGAAAAAAACTCATCTAATATTTAAAAAATCAGGGTTTACACCAATAACTAAAAATCCACAATGACCGAAATAATATCATCTATGGTTTTAAATCCTTTATCGGCCGTTATTAGCGGAATATTAAGATAATGAGCAGTGGCAGCAATAATGGCATCAGGTAATTTAAGGTTATTGGTTTTTCGAATGTTAATGGCAGTATCTTTTA
This genomic stretch from Marinilabiliales bacterium harbors:
- a CDS encoding transcriptional regulator, with product MRNTVSWDIIKRFSGADQDCFTFQDVLFKYPDVNKIYLSRVLSGMVEKGMLIKLSRNLYYIVPPSADPQKYVPDWHLVAKYLMRGKKYYIGYYSAMQVHGLITQPSLKEIIVTDLQIKPSIKKIRGVEFQFVYHIEKRFFGFKNIWIDKHNKVMVSDLEKTFVDALTRPHLSGGLVEIGKALYETKEKIDYRKLLEYLNRNASEATKKRYLFLVELLGLTWTNHYDEMLKEIGPSFPVLDTTGPNQGRKDSKFGLKINIDISTIINSIFT